A genomic stretch from Shewanella woodyi ATCC 51908 includes:
- a CDS encoding DUF7684 family protein, with the protein MEYVQLTKNTILPDISKLGPFRCIVVVEKGVPEVRQKEVSAWLVESGCLYMMAWGIECGSWDTSVDIANLEKFDFNEIPEENLIITIWHNDEPLSEVFWYSKHCAFHSTVEIENTVLLNISAIDKSNQYLSEYINA; encoded by the coding sequence ATGGAATACGTGCAATTAACTAAAAACACAATTTTACCCGATATTTCAAAACTGGGTCCTTTTCGATGCATTGTTGTCGTAGAGAAAGGTGTTCCTGAGGTGCGACAAAAAGAAGTAAGTGCTTGGCTTGTCGAAAGCGGGTGCCTCTATATGATGGCGTGGGGAATAGAATGCGGATCATGGGACACGTCCGTAGATATAGCAAATCTAGAAAAATTTGATTTCAATGAAATTCCTGAAGAGAACCTTATCATTACAATCTGGCATAACGATGAGCCTTTGTCTGAAGTATTTTGGTATTCAAAACACTGTGCTTTTCATAGCACTGTAGAAATTGAAAATACTGTTTTATTGAATATATCTGCGATTGATAAAAGCAACCAATATTTAAGTGAGTACATAAATGCTTAA
- the nrfA gene encoding ammonia-forming nitrite reductase cytochrome c552 subunit, which produces MVRILTKKSFALSALVAASLMASGAMASDKTEPRNEQYKDKFSKQYNSWHETSESVEITDALEQDPNLVILWAGYGFAKDYNKARGHMYAVTDLRNTLRTGAPKKDTDGPMPMACWSCKSPDVPRMIEEQGEDGYFSGKWYKGGAEIVNTIGCSDCHEKGKSKLRISRPFAERGMEAIGTPFDKASRKDKQSMVCGQCHVEYYFEKTADKKGFVKFPWDKGTTVEDMEAYYDAIDFADWTHKVSKTPMLKAQHPGYETWQLGMHGKNNVSCTDCHMPKVKNAEGRKFTDHKVGNPFDRFEETCGNCHDQSKEFMVNLDKERKAKVKEIQLRAENQLVKAHFEAGAAWKAGATEAEMKPILTDIRHAQWRWDYAIASHGVASHAPDEALRVLGTAVDKAADARVKLAQLLAKKGVPQPIALPDISTKAKAQAALGMDMKKMNADKEEFKKTVLPKWDAEAKKREATY; this is translated from the coding sequence ATGGTGAGAATATTAACTAAAAAATCCTTTGCACTGAGTGCATTGGTCGCAGCAAGCCTAATGGCTTCTGGTGCGATGGCAAGTGATAAAACTGAGCCACGTAATGAGCAATATAAAGATAAGTTCTCTAAGCAATACAATAGCTGGCATGAGACTTCAGAAAGTGTAGAGATCACCGACGCACTTGAGCAAGATCCTAACCTAGTTATTCTTTGGGCCGGTTACGGTTTTGCTAAAGACTATAACAAGGCTCGTGGTCATATGTATGCGGTGACTGATTTACGCAATACACTGCGTACAGGTGCACCTAAGAAAGATACCGATGGGCCTATGCCTATGGCGTGTTGGTCTTGTAAAAGTCCAGATGTACCTCGCATGATCGAAGAGCAAGGTGAAGATGGTTACTTCTCTGGAAAGTGGTACAAAGGCGGAGCAGAGATCGTCAACACTATCGGTTGTAGTGATTGTCACGAAAAAGGTAAGTCTAAGCTACGTATCTCTCGTCCATTCGCAGAGCGCGGCATGGAAGCGATTGGTACACCATTTGATAAAGCATCTCGTAAAGATAAGCAGTCTATGGTGTGTGGCCAGTGTCACGTAGAGTACTACTTCGAGAAGACTGCCGATAAGAAAGGTTTTGTTAAGTTCCCATGGGACAAGGGCACCACTGTTGAAGATATGGAAGCATACTATGATGCTATCGATTTCGCAGACTGGACTCACAAAGTCTCTAAAACACCAATGTTGAAAGCTCAACACCCAGGCTATGAAACTTGGCAGCTAGGTATGCACGGTAAGAACAACGTAAGCTGTACTGACTGTCACATGCCTAAGGTTAAGAACGCTGAAGGTCGTAAGTTCACCGATCATAAAGTGGGTAACCCATTCGATCGTTTCGAAGAGACCTGTGGTAATTGTCATGATCAAAGCAAAGAGTTCATGGTTAACCTAGATAAAGAGCGTAAAGCTAAGGTGAAAGAGATTCAGCTTAGAGCTGAAAACCAGCTAGTTAAGGCACACTTCGAAGCAGGCGCTGCTTGGAAAGCGGGTGCTACCGAAGCTGAAATGAAGCCTATCCTAACCGATATCCGTCATGCTCAATGGCGCTGGGATTATGCAATCGCCTCTCACGGTGTTGCCTCTCACGCTCCTGATGAAGCACTACGTGTACTAGGTACAGCGGTAGATAAAGCGGCTGATGCTCGCGTTAAGCTAGCTCAACTACTTGCTAAGAAAGGTGTACCACAGCCAATCGCTCTTCCAGATATCTCTACTAAAGCGAAAGCACAAGCGGCTCTAGGTATGGATATGAAGAAGATGAATGCTGATAAGGAAGAGTTCAAGAAGACTGTACTTCCTAAGTGGGATGCTGAAGCTAAAAAGCGTGAAGCAACTTACTAA
- a CDS encoding YacL family protein, which produces MEYEFRRNTLTGTVMANFSMDHEALGFWFAEELGECAEKYNEICQVAAKLQSNQLIHWRMVGKALSLELDAEQARIFANELENGEEFELEDAMSLYDGESEAYCGLEDFQAALESWHAFLTETH; this is translated from the coding sequence ATGGAATATGAATTTCGACGTAATACCTTAACGGGCACTGTGATGGCCAATTTCAGTATGGATCATGAAGCGTTAGGCTTTTGGTTTGCTGAGGAGCTAGGGGAGTGTGCTGAAAAGTATAATGAGATCTGTCAGGTTGCCGCTAAGCTGCAGTCAAATCAGCTAATACACTGGCGTATGGTGGGTAAAGCTCTCTCTTTGGAGCTAGATGCTGAGCAGGCGAGGATCTTTGCTAATGAGCTGGAAAATGGCGAAGAGTTTGAGCTTGAAGATGCCATGTCTCTCTATGATGGTGAGTCAGAAGCCTACTGCGGTCTAGAAGATTTTCAGGCAGCACTTGAAAGCTGGCATGCTTTCTTAACTGAAACTCATTAA
- a CDS encoding DsbA family protein, whose translation MKREHRFEIFIDIQDPYSYLLLQALVEFRTHYFSHLKSVFHFYPVNSRDIEAFPELVLWKANAFDDACYLAERYGFDFPANEPMRSDGEVRCAQAALFKAENSLTACLAVFRHFWQEEAELDSGSLDCYSLLDARLKTNNHYLNRRGHYMGGMLYYAGEWYWGVDRLAHLERRLIELKGLNIQALFDKSGLAFKDFKERKAKVCEHLSPLTLYFSIRSPYSHLGLEQAVRVSEHYGVNLVVKPVLPMVMRGLSVPSKKKLYIFHDTKREAMKLGIRYGFVADPLGKGVEHCYALFDYACRQGREVEYLLAYSRAVNTLGVNSQSLSGLKKIVQMAGLDWQEAKTELNSEVWRDWAKLNLEELYALGLWGVPSFSYKECQVWGQDRLVRIEDEILEDIKRAEQT comes from the coding sequence TTGAAGCGAGAGCATAGGTTTGAGATCTTTATTGATATTCAAGACCCATACTCCTATCTGCTCCTACAGGCACTGGTTGAATTTAGAACCCACTACTTTAGCCATCTTAAATCAGTATTTCATTTTTACCCTGTGAATAGCCGTGATATCGAAGCATTCCCTGAGTTAGTGCTTTGGAAGGCTAACGCTTTTGATGATGCCTGCTATTTGGCAGAGCGCTATGGTTTTGATTTTCCTGCAAATGAGCCAATGCGCTCCGATGGTGAGGTAAGGTGCGCGCAGGCCGCACTTTTTAAAGCTGAGAATTCGCTTACCGCCTGCTTGGCTGTGTTTCGTCATTTTTGGCAGGAGGAAGCCGAGCTTGATAGTGGCTCACTCGATTGCTATTCACTGCTTGATGCAAGGCTTAAAACAAATAACCATTATCTTAATCGCCGTGGTCATTACATGGGGGGGATGCTCTATTATGCTGGAGAGTGGTATTGGGGAGTCGATAGGTTAGCGCACCTTGAACGGCGTTTGATTGAGCTTAAAGGTCTTAATATACAAGCATTATTTGATAAAAGTGGTTTAGCATTTAAAGATTTTAAAGAGAGAAAAGCTAAGGTTTGTGAACATCTGTCTCCTCTTACTCTCTACTTTTCTATCCGAAGCCCATATTCTCATCTGGGGTTAGAGCAAGCCGTACGAGTGAGTGAGCACTATGGAGTCAACTTAGTCGTCAAACCTGTGCTTCCTATGGTGATGCGAGGCTTATCTGTCCCCAGTAAGAAGAAACTGTATATATTTCATGATACTAAGCGTGAAGCAATGAAACTAGGCATTCGTTATGGGTTTGTGGCCGATCCTTTAGGAAAAGGCGTCGAGCATTGTTACGCCCTGTTTGATTATGCTTGCAGGCAGGGAAGGGAGGTGGAATACCTTTTAGCTTACTCTAGAGCGGTGAATACACTGGGAGTTAATAGTCAAAGTCTGTCGGGGTTAAAAAAGATAGTGCAGATGGCGGGGCTAGATTGGCAGGAGGCGAAAACAGAGCTTAACAGTGAGGTCTGGCGTGATTGGGCGAAGCTAAATCTAGAGGAGTTGTATGCGCTTGGGCTTTGGGGCGTGCCAAGTTTTAGCTATAAAGAGTGCCAAGTATGGGGGCAAGATCGACTGGTTAGAATTGAAGATGAAATTTTAGAAGATATTAAGCGTGCTGAGCAGACTTGA
- a CDS encoding lysozyme inhibitor LprI family protein, translating into MKKYLAPLIFLMFVNMAYGQQTFIGCDELWQTMSEMVQCQMKANQAKEQEISALINTIQSSFKVKKRSLSVLKSQEHWVNYVESECRSRMISGALSGTSNAARYHICRNEKLSSRLDELQKYHYCDDNGCPERYKNK; encoded by the coding sequence ATGAAGAAGTACTTAGCCCCACTTATTTTCTTAATGTTTGTAAATATGGCGTATGGTCAACAGACCTTTATAGGGTGTGATGAATTGTGGCAAACAATGAGTGAGATGGTTCAATGCCAAATGAAGGCGAACCAAGCAAAAGAACAAGAAATATCCGCTTTAATAAATACTATCCAATCTTCATTTAAAGTAAAAAAACGATCTTTATCCGTACTAAAAAGTCAGGAGCACTGGGTAAACTATGTTGAATCTGAGTGTCGTTCAAGAATGATTTCAGGAGCTTTATCTGGTACCTCTAATGCGGCAAGGTATCATATTTGTAGAAATGAGAAACTATCAAGTAGACTTGATGAATTACAAAAATACCATTACTGCGATGACAACGGTTGTCCTGAACGTTATAAGAATAAATAA
- a CDS encoding P-II family nitrogen regulator produces MKLVSAIIKPFKLDDVREAIAGVGIEGMTVTEVKGFGRQKGHTELYRGAEYQVDFLPKVKLEIATKAENLELLIESIVNASRTGKIGDGKIFVSDLEQAIRIRTGELDNEAL; encoded by the coding sequence ATGAAACTGGTCAGCGCTATCATTAAGCCGTTTAAGTTAGATGATGTCCGTGAAGCGATTGCGGGTGTCGGTATTGAGGGGATGACGGTTACAGAGGTAAAGGGTTTTGGTCGTCAAAAAGGGCACACTGAGCTATATCGTGGCGCAGAGTATCAGGTCGATTTCCTACCAAAAGTTAAACTTGAGATCGCCACGAAAGCGGAGAATCTTGAGTTGCTTATTGAGTCGATTGTGAATGCTTCTAGAACTGGAAAAATTGGTGACGGAAAGATTTTTGTGTCGGATTTAGAACAAGCCATCCGTATTCGTACGGGCGAGCTAGATAACGAAGCACTTTAA
- the narQ gene encoding nitrate/nitrite two-component system sensor histidine kinase NarQ yields MKNGSLTSTILGLMLTLILLSSGLATFAIINLTYSLGDARAINASGSLRMQSYRLMFYANSGSEESEGKIKEFENTLYSEALKRSVVWYSPQELEDQYRLVVQKWKVMKSYIEDENSRLYAASLKDFVDTIDLLVLETELHAAFKLKILATSQIFGLGLMLFIAFLAVRFTKKKVVTPLKQLMESANTISKGDFDVRMPKTEYIELSSLSDALDSTAKELSTLYRNLESQVEEKTHALTRANNELTLLYDNLVMLHSGTLDIKTLKKALNQLSKHEPHTFLRLVISQDQESKQVIEADNGWPLASGNQIHYPLKFEDYELGYLEVISSTPNHPLFDNFAIMLARSIVIFNAGEQKQQLALMEERGVIARELHDSLGQILSFLKIQVNLLSKGLDTACRSPQVEGQIAEINEGVNTAYVQLRELLSTFRLTINDPNLNHAIEVMLDQLRSQSKISISLDYKLPLQLLGAHQHIHVLQLTREATLNAIKHAQAQHIKIKCFKSSDTHVTISISDDGVGIEQLKERDQHFGIGIMHERASRLSGIVEFGSNPDGGTTVTLTFPPQQKPVQ; encoded by the coding sequence ATGAAAAACGGTAGTCTAACATCCACCATTTTAGGTCTAATGTTAACGTTAATTTTATTATCCAGTGGTTTAGCAACCTTTGCGATTATCAACCTGACCTATAGCTTAGGCGATGCTCGCGCCATCAACGCATCTGGCTCCTTACGAATGCAAAGTTATCGTTTAATGTTTTACGCTAATTCAGGGAGTGAAGAGTCTGAAGGTAAGATAAAGGAGTTTGAAAATACCCTTTATTCTGAAGCACTAAAGCGCTCTGTTGTCTGGTATAGTCCCCAAGAGTTGGAAGATCAATATCGATTAGTGGTTCAGAAGTGGAAGGTGATGAAATCCTACATTGAAGATGAAAATTCACGCCTTTATGCCGCCTCGCTTAAAGACTTTGTTGATACTATAGATCTCCTGGTGCTTGAAACTGAGCTTCATGCAGCCTTTAAGCTAAAAATTCTAGCTACAAGTCAGATTTTTGGGTTGGGGTTAATGCTATTTATTGCATTTTTAGCCGTTCGCTTTACCAAGAAAAAAGTGGTTACGCCATTGAAGCAGTTAATGGAGTCCGCCAACACCATATCTAAAGGGGACTTTGATGTTCGGATGCCTAAAACTGAGTATATCGAACTCAGCTCATTAAGTGATGCACTCGACAGCACCGCAAAGGAGCTCTCTACCCTTTATCGCAACCTCGAATCCCAAGTAGAGGAGAAGACTCATGCATTAACTCGAGCCAACAATGAACTAACGCTACTTTACGACAATCTAGTCATGTTGCACTCAGGCACCTTAGACATTAAAACCCTGAAAAAAGCGTTAAACCAGCTCAGTAAACATGAACCTCATACCTTCTTACGTCTGGTTATTTCACAAGATCAGGAAAGTAAGCAAGTGATTGAAGCCGATAATGGCTGGCCGCTGGCAAGTGGGAATCAAATTCACTACCCATTGAAGTTTGAAGACTACGAACTGGGCTACCTTGAGGTGATCTCAAGTACGCCAAATCATCCTTTATTTGATAATTTTGCCATTATGCTGGCCCGCTCTATTGTTATCTTTAATGCTGGCGAGCAGAAGCAACAGTTAGCACTAATGGAGGAGCGTGGCGTTATTGCCAGAGAGCTACATGACTCGCTAGGTCAAATTCTCTCATTTTTAAAAATACAGGTAAATCTGCTCTCTAAGGGGTTAGACACCGCATGTAGAAGCCCTCAAGTAGAGGGACAGATTGCAGAGATAAATGAGGGGGTAAACACCGCCTATGTGCAATTAAGAGAGCTTCTTTCTACCTTTAGGCTCACCATTAACGACCCTAACCTGAACCATGCTATTGAGGTGATGTTAGATCAGCTAAGAAGTCAGTCAAAAATATCTATCTCACTGGACTACAAGCTACCGCTGCAACTATTAGGCGCGCATCAGCATATACACGTGTTACAGTTGACCCGAGAAGCGACACTCAATGCGATAAAGCATGCACAGGCTCAACACATAAAGATCAAATGTTTTAAAAGCTCTGATACCCATGTCACCATCTCTATCAGCGATGATGGCGTAGGTATAGAACAACTCAAAGAGCGCGATCAACACTTTGGCATAGGCATTATGCATGAGCGTGCGAGCCGCTTATCAGGTATAGTAGAGTTTGGCAGTAACCCTGATGGAGGAACAACAGTGACGCTCACTTTTCCACCTCAGCAAAAACCTGTTCAATAA
- a CDS encoding 5-carboxymethyl-2-hydroxymuconate Delta-isomerase: MPHCVIEHSGNIEGDLLIASVYQGALASNLFEAEGSDIKVRALPYANYQTGNVELKFVHVTLKILSGRNLEQKSRLTELVLAQLKKLQMTDCSISVEVADIERDSYAKVIV; the protein is encoded by the coding sequence GTGCCACATTGTGTCATTGAGCATTCAGGGAACATTGAGGGTGATCTCTTGATTGCCAGTGTCTATCAGGGAGCTTTAGCATCAAATTTGTTTGAGGCTGAAGGCAGTGATATCAAAGTTAGAGCCTTGCCATATGCCAATTATCAAACGGGTAATGTGGAGCTAAAGTTTGTACATGTTACGTTAAAAATACTTTCGGGGCGTAACCTAGAGCAAAAATCACGATTAACCGAATTAGTTTTAGCGCAATTAAAAAAGTTGCAAATGACGGATTGCTCAATCTCTGTTGAAGTTGCTGATATAGAACGCGATAGCTACGCCAAGGTCATAGTGTAG
- a CDS encoding ammonium transporter, with the protein MDELAKLGVTVSELRFALDTFYFLISGALVMWMAAGFAMLEAGLVRSKNTTEILTKNVCLYSISCVMFLIVGYNIMYVDNAAGGWLPSISTLIGSQEEGADHALESDFFFQVVFVATAMSIVSGAVAERMKLWAFLAFSVVMTGFIYPVEGYWTWGEGFLYKAGFVDFAGSGIVHMAGAAAAIAGVLLLGARKGKYGPNGQVNPIPGSNLPMATLGMFILWMGWFGFNGGSQLLVSDAENATAVAKIFLNTNSAAAFGAVSALVVCRMVWGKADLTMILNGALAGLVAITADPLSPSIAFAGVIGLVAGGVVIFSIVALDRLRIDDPVGAISVHGVAGFLGLMLVPLSNADATVLGQLYGAGVIFAWVFSASLAVWYALKLSMGIRVSEEEEYKGMDASDCGIDAYPEFVSIKSAR; encoded by the coding sequence ATGGACGAGTTAGCGAAATTAGGTGTGACGGTATCTGAATTAAGGTTTGCGTTAGATACCTTCTATTTTTTGATCTCCGGTGCGCTAGTTATGTGGATGGCTGCGGGTTTTGCCATGTTAGAAGCTGGGTTGGTGAGATCGAAAAACACCACAGAGATCTTAACTAAAAACGTATGTTTGTACTCTATCTCCTGTGTGATGTTTCTGATTGTGGGTTACAACATCATGTATGTTGATAACGCTGCGGGTGGCTGGCTGCCCTCTATTAGCACCTTGATAGGTAGCCAAGAAGAGGGGGCTGATCATGCTCTTGAGTCTGATTTCTTTTTCCAGGTTGTCTTTGTTGCAACGGCAATGTCAATTGTATCTGGTGCAGTGGCTGAGCGTATGAAGCTATGGGCCTTCTTAGCGTTTTCAGTGGTGATGACTGGGTTTATCTATCCAGTAGAAGGCTATTGGACATGGGGTGAAGGTTTTCTCTACAAGGCTGGGTTTGTTGATTTTGCTGGTAGCGGTATTGTTCATATGGCCGGTGCGGCGGCAGCGATTGCAGGGGTTCTTTTACTTGGTGCGCGTAAGGGGAAATATGGCCCTAATGGACAAGTTAATCCCATTCCTGGTTCTAACTTGCCTATGGCAACCTTAGGTATGTTTATTTTATGGATGGGATGGTTCGGCTTTAATGGTGGTTCGCAGTTATTAGTTTCAGATGCGGAGAACGCAACTGCCGTGGCTAAAATCTTCCTTAACACTAACTCGGCAGCGGCCTTTGGTGCGGTCTCTGCTTTGGTGGTATGTAGAATGGTGTGGGGCAAGGCGGATCTGACCATGATCTTAAATGGTGCGTTAGCAGGACTTGTTGCTATCACTGCCGATCCTCTTTCCCCCTCTATCGCCTTTGCCGGTGTGATAGGTTTAGTGGCTGGTGGTGTGGTTATTTTCTCTATTGTGGCATTGGATAGACTTAGAATTGATGATCCAGTAGGTGCGATATCTGTACATGGTGTTGCTGGGTTCTTAGGCTTGATGTTAGTGCCGTTATCAAATGCAGATGCTACAGTGTTAGGTCAGCTTTATGGTGCAGGTGTTATCTTTGCTTGGGTATTTAGCGCTTCACTTGCTGTTTGGTATGCCCTGAAGTTGAGCATGGGGATCCGAGTGAGTGAAGAGGAGGAGTATAAAGGAATGGATGCCTCTGACTGTGGTATCGATGCCTATCCTGAGTTTGTCTCGATTAAGAGCGCTCGTTAA
- a CDS encoding response regulator, with the protein MGKPYSVLVVDDHPLLRRGICQLITSDSDFTLFGEAGSGLDALSAIEDNEPDIILLDLNMKGMTGLDTLNALRQEGVTSRIVILTVSDAKQDVIRIIRAGADGYLLKDTEPDLLLEKLKNAMQGHRVISESVEEYLYELKDAADEDDWLSNLTPRELQILEQVAEGKSNRMISELLHISEGTVKVHVKNLLRKGHAKSRTEMAVRYLNQ; encoded by the coding sequence ATGGGGAAGCCATATTCAGTTCTCGTTGTCGATGATCATCCACTATTACGCCGTGGGATCTGCCAATTAATTACTTCAGATTCAGATTTTACTCTTTTTGGTGAAGCAGGTAGCGGCCTAGATGCCTTATCAGCCATTGAAGACAATGAGCCAGATATCATTCTGTTAGATCTAAATATGAAAGGGATGACAGGATTAGACACTCTAAATGCATTACGCCAAGAAGGGGTGACATCACGTATCGTGATCTTAACGGTTTCTGATGCCAAACAAGATGTTATTCGTATTATTCGTGCTGGTGCCGATGGTTACCTGTTGAAAGACACGGAGCCAGACTTACTACTTGAAAAGCTCAAAAATGCCATGCAGGGACATAGAGTGATCAGTGAATCTGTTGAGGAGTATCTTTATGAACTTAAAGATGCCGCCGATGAGGATGACTGGCTCAGTAACTTAACTCCTAGAGAGCTACAGATCTTAGAACAGGTTGCCGAAGGGAAGAGCAACAGAATGATCTCTGAGCTACTGCACATTAGCGAAGGGACAGTAAAAGTGCATGTGAAAAATCTATTGAGAAAAGGTCATGCCAAATCAAGAACCGAGATGGCAGTTCGTTACCTAAATCAGTAA
- the fkpA gene encoding FKBP-type peptidyl-prolyl cis-trans isomerase has translation MKSIYKISLVALAVIGLSACNQEQKTTETAANVELKTEAQKQAYSVGASIGKYMSGHIKEQEELGLPVDRSLIITGFSNGLNDELKLTEEEMQTVLQTLDEKLNEKRQAQATALAEKAAADSAAFLETNKAKEGVVTTESGLQYEVLTPGTGEKPKAEDTVQVHYVGTLTDGTEFDSSVARGEPAKFPLNRVIPGWTEGVQLMPVGAKYKFVIPAELAYGDRDTGTIPANSTLVFEVELLSIEEAPAPTAEAAPEAHAH, from the coding sequence ATGAAATCAATTTATAAAATCTCACTGGTTGCGTTGGCCGTTATTGGTCTGTCAGCTTGTAATCAAGAACAAAAAACAACTGAAACTGCTGCCAATGTTGAATTGAAAACAGAAGCACAGAAACAAGCCTACAGCGTTGGCGCATCTATTGGTAAGTATATGTCAGGTCACATCAAGGAGCAGGAAGAGTTAGGTTTACCTGTTGACCGTAGTCTTATCATCACAGGTTTTAGCAATGGCTTGAACGACGAGCTTAAGCTAACCGAAGAGGAGATGCAGACTGTACTTCAGACTCTTGATGAGAAGTTAAATGAGAAGCGTCAAGCTCAAGCGACTGCTTTAGCTGAGAAAGCGGCTGCTGATAGCGCTGCATTCCTAGAGACAAATAAAGCCAAAGAGGGTGTTGTCACTACTGAATCTGGCCTTCAGTACGAAGTATTGACTCCAGGTACAGGTGAGAAGCCAAAGGCTGAAGATACTGTTCAGGTACACTATGTTGGTACATTAACTGACGGTACTGAATTTGATAGTTCAGTTGCTCGTGGCGAGCCAGCTAAGTTCCCACTAAATCGTGTTATCCCAGGTTGGACTGAAGGTGTTCAGTTGATGCCAGTTGGTGCTAAGTACAAGTTCGTTATCCCTGCAGAGCTTGCTTATGGCGATCGTGATACAGGTACTATCCCTGCTAACTCAACGCTAGTGTTTGAGGTTGAACTGCTCTCTATTGAAGAAGCACCAGCTCCTACTGCAGAAGCAGCACCAGAAGCTCACGCACACTAA
- a CDS encoding isochorismatase family protein, whose protein sequence is MLNPQECVLVVVDVQGKLAQVMDSSAELHQTLLNLIKGTALFDIPTLWLEQLPDKLGQTSPLLYQELIKQSSPIAKQHFSGWQAEQFKDQLTALNRTQILLVGIESHVCVYQTCSDLLENDFDVHLIVDAISSRTAANKQLGIEMMQHKGAQISNMESLLFELQHEAVGERFKALLKFIK, encoded by the coding sequence ATGTTGAATCCACAAGAGTGCGTACTGGTTGTTGTCGACGTTCAGGGAAAGTTAGCTCAAGTGATGGACAGCAGTGCAGAGCTACACCAAACACTACTGAACCTCATCAAGGGCACCGCCCTATTTGATATTCCAACATTATGGTTAGAGCAACTACCCGATAAACTGGGCCAAACTAGCCCTCTTCTCTATCAGGAGCTGATAAAGCAAAGCTCTCCCATAGCAAAGCAGCATTTTAGTGGCTGGCAAGCTGAGCAGTTTAAAGATCAACTTACCGCGCTAAACCGTACACAGATACTGCTAGTCGGAATAGAGTCCCATGTGTGCGTATATCAAACCTGCAGCGATCTTCTAGAAAACGACTTTGATGTTCATCTTATCGTCGACGCCATCTCCTCACGCACCGCAGCGAATAAGCAACTAGGTATTGAGATGATGCAACACAAGGGCGCGCAGATAAGCAATATGGAATCACTGCTATTTGAGCTTCAACATGAAGCCGTAGGAGAGAGGTTTAAAGCGTTACTAAAATTTATAAAGTAA